From the Acidithiobacillus sp. genome, the window ATGGGCTTCGACGACCCAGGGCAGACTGTCGAGAGGCAAGCGCATACCCAGCGGGGAATCGCCAGGCAGCAGAACCAGCCGCCCGCCCCGGAAACTCCAAGGCGCTGAATACCAGCGCTGCTGGCGCCATTCCCAAGCGAGGGGGAGCACCCAGCCCACCGGGTGGTCAAGTCCAGCCTGCAATTTGCCGATCAGCGACTGGCGTTCCAGTGGGTCGTCCAAACGATGGGTGCTGAGATCAATATTCACCGGAATGCGGCCTTCCTGATGCAGGATATACCAGGCATCTTCGTAGGCGGGCAACAGGCGGTTGCTGTCGATCTGCAGATGGCGGGTCAGGGCGCAGGCGAAGTTGTGGACATCATCCGCCTGCCAGCCATAGTCGTGCAGTGGATCAGCGAGCAGCCGGGGTTCGTGCCACAAGGGAACACCATCCTTGCGCCAGTAGAGACCGAGCGCCCAGCGCGGCAGGGGTTCGCCGGGGTACCATTTGCCTTCACCGGTATGCCGCAGTGCGCCCGGCGCAAAACGTGCGCCAAGGCGCTGTGCCAGATTCTCGGCGCGTTCCCGCTTGCGGTCGCCGAGGGCTTCCTGATTCCATTCGGGATCATCCACCCCCTCGCTGGCCACGAAGGTGGGCTCGCCGCCCATGGTGAGGCGCATGTCGGTGGCCTGCAGGCGGATATCTACCGCATTGCCCAAGGCCATAACGTGTTCCCATTGCATATCGGTGTAGGGTTTGGTGACGCGCGGGGTCTCCGGCAGACGGGTGACGGAGTTGGCGAAGTGAAACGCCACCTCGCAGGCATCAGTGGCGCCGGTGATGGGAGCGGCGCTTTCATAATGCGGGGTGCAGGCCAACGGGATGTGTCCCTCGCTGGCAAACAGTCCGGAGGTGGGATCGAGACCGATCCAGCCAGCGCCCGGGACATAAACCTCCACCCAGGCGTGGAGATCGGTAAAGTCACTGGTTGGACCTGATGGTCCATCCAGTGGCGCCTGATCAGCCACCAGTTGCACCAGATAGCCGGACACGAAACGGGCAGCGAGACCCGTGTGGCGGAGTACCTGCACCAGCAACCAGGCGGTATCGCGACAGGAACCGCTGGCTTTTCGCAGGGTCTCTTCCGGGGTTTGTACCCCGACCTCCATGCGCAACGTATAACCGATGTGCCTCTGCAATCGCTGGTTAACGGCAACGAGGAAATCCACGGTGCGCTGACGACGACGTTTGATGTCGAGCAGAAAACGCTGCATTAACGGGCCTGCCTCCTCCCGCTCCAGATAGGGTGCCAGCTCTTTGCAGAGGGCAGGACTGTAATGGAAGGGCCAATGTTCTGCCGCAGGCTCTATAAAAAAATCAAAAGGATCTATCACTGTCAGGTCGGCAATGACCTCCACATCCACCTTAAGCGACTTTGCGCGTTCCGGAAAAACGAGGCGCCCTTGATAATTGCCGAAAGGGTCCTGTTGCCAGTTGAGGAAGTGCTTGGCCGGTTCGACATTGAGCGAGTAGGCGAGGATCGGCGTCCGGCAATGGGGGGCCGGGCGCAGGCGCAGCACATGGGGGTGGATCTGCACCAGGCGATCAAAGTCATACTCGGTCTGGTGGCGCAAGACGACATGGATACCCATGATGATTCCCTCTGGAGGTGAAGTGTAGTCGTGTTTTCCGTCAGGCTTGTACAGCGCTCAAGTGCAGTCCCTTGGGCACGCCATTGAAGCCCGAAGCATCACGGGCGAAGTAGGTGCCTTGAATGGTGCGGTGGACCATGGCCAGATCTTTCTGCGCCTGATCGAGGTATTCGTGCAGCAGGTCCGGGCGCAGGTTGGCGAGCTTCAGGACATCCAGGCGCCGCCGCGCCCGGCGCACCGCCTCGGAAGGGACGCCGGCGTTGGGCAGGTGGGCGAGCGCCACCTCCATCTCGCCCAGGCAATATTTCATGCTGCGCGGAAACTTGCCGTCCTTGAGCAGATAGTCCACCACCTGATTGCTGCGCACCTGCACAGAAACATGGCGACGGTACATTTCAAAGGCGCTCAATGCCCGCAATACGCCCAGCCAGAGGCTGGTCCCGCTCGTTTTCTGCAAGCCCTGATCCTGAGGCAGGATCACAGCGCTGGTCACGTCAACGATGCGCGTGGTCATATCGGCGCGTTCCATATTGCGGCCCAGTTTGATGAACTGGTATACGTTGTCCTGGCTCATGCTGCTGATGAGCAGGCCCACCAGGGCATGGCGCCGGGAAATGACCTCGCTGAGAAAGGCATAACGCCCATGACGGCTGTCCGAACTGGTGCCCGCATGTTCGCGGACGAAGAGGAAGAGGGCGTTCAGGCGCTCCCAGAACTCGGCGGGGAGCAGGTCGCGGAAGGTGCGACAGTTCTCCCTGGCCTGATGGATGGCGGCCATCACCGAGTTGGGGTTGCACTCGTCGGCGATGAGAAATCGCATGATACGGCCTTCCTCCGGCGTGTTGTAATGCTCTGTGTAGAGTTCGGCGTCGCCCGTCACCTGCAAGAGGACGTCCCAGCCGAACTCAGCGCCCTGGGGCAGGTCGAGCAGCAGCAGAGTGGTAGCATTGATCAGCCGGGCCATGTCTTCGGTTCGCTCCAGATAGCGGGCCATCCAGTACAAGTTTTCAGCTACTCGCGAAAGCATGGGGCCTCCTCATCGACAATCCAGGTGTCTTTGCTACCGCCGCCCTGGGAGCTGTTCACCACCAGCGAGCCGGGTTGTATGGCCACCCGGGTCAGGCCACCGGTAGTCACATACATTTTGTCGGCCTGCAAAATAAAGGGGCGCAAGTCCAGGTGACGGGGTTCCAGGTGATCGTCGACCAAAGTCGGCGCGGTGGAGAGATTCAGCGTGGGTTGGGCGATATAATTGCGCGGGTTGGCGATAATCCGCTCCGCGAAGCGGGCCCGCTCTTCCGGCGTGGCGCGCGGTCCGATAAGCATGCCGTAACCACCCGATTCATTGGCCGGTTTGACCACCAGTTCGTCCAGGTGACCCAGCACGTAATCACGGTCCGCGTCGCGCATGCACAGGTAGGTCGGCACGTTGGGCAGGATAGGCTCGGCATCCAGATAATAGCGGATAATCTCGGGTACGAAGGCGTACACCACCTTGTCATCGGCGACTCCGGCACCCGGGGCATTGGCGATGGCGACCGTACCGCGTCGCCAAGCGCGCAGCAGCCCGGGAATACCGAGGGCGGAGTCGGCGAGAAAGATTTCGGGATCGAGATAATCATCATCGATGCGCCGGTAGATCACGTCCACCCGCTGTGGCCCAGAGATGGTCTTGAGATAGACGACATCGTCGTTGCCGACGAAAAAGTCCGCACCTTCCGCCAGATAGGCCCCCATCTGCTGCGCCAGATAACTATGCTCGAAGTAGGCCGAGTTATAGATACCAGGGGTAAGCACCGCAACGACGGGCCGCTCCCCCTCGCGCGGAGACAGGGCCGCGAGTGTTTCGTAAAGCCGGTTGGGGTAATCGTCCACCGGCAGGATAGTGGAAGACTTGAAGAGCTCTGGAAAGAGTCGCTTCATGATCTGCCGGTTCTCCAGCATGTAAGAGACGCCAGACGGAACCCGTAGATTGTCTTCCAACACATAGACCGTGCCATCGACATCGCGCACCAAATCGCTGCCGCAGACGTGCGCCCAGACCCCCAAAGGCGGATGCACGCCCCGACAGGCATCCCGGAAATTGCGGGAGCTGGCCAGTACTTCGGCGGGGAAAATGCCGTCGACGACAATACGCTGCGCGTTATACAAGTCGTCGATAAAGAGGTTGAGGGCTTGTAAGCGCTGCTTGAGTCCCTCTTCGATGCGTACCCATTCCCGCCGTGACATGATGCGGGGAATAATGTCGAAGGGCCAGGCGCGATCGATATTGCCAGCCTCGCTATACACAGTAAAGGTAATGCCCATCGCGAGGATGGCGGCATCCGCGGCCTGTCGACGGGCGCGCAGTTCGTTGCTGTCCAAGGTGCTGAGGTAATCAAACAGCGGGGCTGCCGCCAAACGCGGAACGCCGTTCTCGCCTACCAGTTCATCGTAGGTGCTCTGCTGCTGATAATGCTTGCTCAGCCAATCCATAAGCCTTTTCTCCTCCTGCGTGATACACACGCGCACGCTTCTGAATAGGGCGCTGAGACGACGTCTTCGTCCGTATACTGGATCGGGCCGCGCTATAGGGTGTTGCCAGCAAAGCTTGTGCCAACTATTGGGGCAATCTCCGGTTTTTCCTGAACTCTGCAACAACGCCATTCTGATCGGCTAGTCTGGTCACCGGCTCTCAGACATTCTGTCGGCGTTGGTCTATGCCCCTTGGCTACATCCTGAATTCACCGTCTTTGTATCAGATCATATTCGAGCAGCGAGGACAGATTGCACCATTACAGTGCATATTATTCCTGTTTGGTGCATGCGGTGCTTCCCATATTTAGCTACATCTTGGAACTTCCGTCGGCGGAGTGCCAGGAATTTCCCAGACAAAGCGCGGCAGATCATCCAGGGCCCGCAGCAATCCCTGACTCCAGCGCTCGCCGATGCTGCGGTAAAAAGGGTCTTCCTCGGACAGGCTCAGGTAACGCCCGGCCCGCAAGCTGTCGGTATGGTAAATGAGTAGTTCCACCGGCGGACCCACGGTGACGTTGCTGCGCATGGTGGAGTTCATGGAGACCAGTGCACAGCGTGCTGCGGCCTCCAGAGACAGGTCGGGACTGATGACACGATCCAGAATCGGCTTGCCATATTTGATTTCGCCGATCTGCAGGAAGGGGTGATCTGACGACTCATGGATGTAGTTGCCCTGCGGGTAAATCATATAGGTCGCCGGAGTATCTCCCTTGATCTGGCCGCCCAGGATGAAGGTCGCCTCAAAATTGGTGTTGGCGGTGTCGCGGTTGGCCTGGTTACGCTGCACCTCGGCGTTGATGAGGCCGACATAATCCGCCGCCTCCGCCATGCTGGTCAGATTGAGCAGATGGATTTCGGCGTCCTGGTCTATATCTTGCTGTATCCGCTTGACCACGCCCTGAGTGGTCGCCAGATTGCCCGCTGAAAGCAGACAGAAAAAGCGGTCCCCGGGCCAGCAGAAACTATGCATCTTAGAATAGATGCTGACGTTGTCGGTGCCCGCGTTGGTACGCGAGTCGGAGCAGAAAATCAGGCCCTCTGCGACATGAGCGGTGAGGCAATAGGTCATGGAATGTTCCTGCTGAACCCAGCGACATAAGATTTATGATATTCGCTGAAAATGATGCCTTTGGGAAGGTGCGTCGTGCCTATTCCTCCGGCGGAGTTAGACAATCCATCAGGGATGCACTATTGTGGTGCAATCAACGATAAACCTTTGCGCAGCGGTTGCCGATCCGGTTTTTATGTGAAGAACTAACGTATGCCCGTGTGAAGGATGTTACGTCTCTGATGCGTTGGTGCGTTTTTTGCTTGGCTGAGTATAGAGCCTGTTTGATGAGTTACAGAATCGGAGCTTGTATGGTGCGCCGCAAAAGAACAACCGCTCTGCCCACAGAGCATATGGTGCTGGACGCCCTGGAATCAGCGGTACTGGTTCTGGGGGGGGATTACCAAATCTGCTATATGAATCCCGCCGCCGA encodes:
- a CDS encoding alpha-E domain-containing protein gives rise to the protein MLSRVAENLYWMARYLERTEDMARLINATTLLLLDLPQGAEFGWDVLLQVTGDAELYTEHYNTPEEGRIMRFLIADECNPNSVMAAIHQARENCRTFRDLLPAEFWERLNALFLFVREHAGTSSDSRHGRYAFLSEVISRRHALVGLLISSMSQDNVYQFIKLGRNMERADMTTRIVDVTSAVILPQDQGLQKTSGTSLWLGVLRALSAFEMYRRHVSVQVRSNQVVDYLLKDGKFPRSMKYCLGEMEVALAHLPNAGVPSEAVRRARRRLDVLKLANLRPDLLHEYLDQAQKDLAMVHRTIQGTYFARDASGFNGVPKGLHLSAVQA
- a CDS encoding circularly permuted type 2 ATP-grasp protein translates to MDWLSKHYQQQSTYDELVGENGVPRLAAAPLFDYLSTLDSNELRARRQAADAAILAMGITFTVYSEAGNIDRAWPFDIIPRIMSRREWVRIEEGLKQRLQALNLFIDDLYNAQRIVVDGIFPAEVLASSRNFRDACRGVHPPLGVWAHVCGSDLVRDVDGTVYVLEDNLRVPSGVSYMLENRQIMKRLFPELFKSSTILPVDDYPNRLYETLAALSPREGERPVVAVLTPGIYNSAYFEHSYLAQQMGAYLAEGADFFVGNDDVVYLKTISGPQRVDVIYRRIDDDYLDPEIFLADSALGIPGLLRAWRRGTVAIANAPGAGVADDKVVYAFVPEIIRYYLDAEPILPNVPTYLCMRDADRDYVLGHLDELVVKPANESGGYGMLIGPRATPEERARFAERIIANPRNYIAQPTLNLSTAPTLVDDHLEPRHLDLRPFILQADKMYVTTGGLTRVAIQPGSLVVNSSQGGGSKDTWIVDEEAPCFRE
- a CDS encoding peptidase; its protein translation is MTYCLTAHVAEGLIFCSDSRTNAGTDNVSIYSKMHSFCWPGDRFFCLLSAGNLATTQGVVKRIQQDIDQDAEIHLLNLTSMAEAADYVGLINAEVQRNQANRDTANTNFEATFILGGQIKGDTPATYMIYPQGNYIHESSDHPFLQIGEIKYGKPILDRVISPDLSLEAAARCALVSMNSTMRSNVTVGPPVELLIYHTDSLRAGRYLSLSEEDPFYRSIGERWSQGLLRALDDLPRFVWEIPGTPPTEVPRCS